A single window of Drosophila suzukii chromosome 3, CBGP_Dsuzu_IsoJpt1.0, whole genome shotgun sequence DNA harbors:
- the LOC118877390 gene encoding RNA-binding protein 45-like, translated as MSDFRSQSRSGGGRGGREEFSNDDDPPMSRLFIICNKAHSEEDFREAFSPYGDIEDIWVVKDKHTQENKGIAYVKFSKTSDAAKAQEEMNGKTIGNLDRTLKVLVAANRNQGSNKSENEQEKYVRLFIVIPKTATDEDIREEFSQWGEVEHVTIVKEKNSGSPKGFGYVRFNKFYDAAVAFENCSAKYKAVFAEPKGSTRSQRDQNGRPSEDNAFNNGGNSRDGGNNGSYNNDWNLSQNNDMSAFLRMQNVPVAQPSCLEVIVSDCVNQDQLWRLFDIIPGLDHCQIMRESGPRTNEVLVVYNNPEAAIYAKDKLHGLEYPAGERIIVKVNGMSSARIDTSFIDKRTKKEAICNVPLPPTQPLASPDAQVAQRLFIVLSANLPLSILKNIFSCWSGLIDVYLLPNKNCGYVKFAETESAQLAIDTLNGAEICGTKIKVMEAEERNGSDGDDGGRKRLRRN; from the exons ATGTCGGACTTCAGATCCCAATCTCGCAGCGGTGGAGGACGTGGCGGCCGCGAGGAGTTTTCCAACGACGACGATCCGCCGATGTCGCGGCTGTTCATCATTTGCAACAAGGCCCACTCGGAGGAGGACTTCCGCGAGGCATTTTCGCCTTACGGCGATATCGAGGACATTTGGGTGGTAAAGGACAAGCACACCCAGGAGAACAAGGGAATCGCCTACGTCAAGTTCTCCAAGACCTCTGATGCGGCCAAGGCGCAGGAGGAGATGAACGGCAAGACCATCGGCAACTTGGACCGCACCCTGAAAGTCCTCGTGGCAGCCAA CCGCAATCAGGGCTCGAATAAGTCTGAAAACGAGCAGGAAAAGTATGTAAGACTGTTCATAGTGATCCCCAAAACGGCCACCGATGAGGACATCCGCGAAGAGTTCTCCCAATGGGGCGAGGTGGAACACGTCACAATTGTCAAGGAGAAGAATAGTGGCAGTCCCAAGGGTTTCGGCTACGTCCGCTTCAACAA GTTCTACGATGCGGCTGTGGCCTTTGAGAACTGCTCGGCCAAGTACAAGGCAGTGTTTGCCGAACCGAAGGGTTCTACTCGCTCACAGAGGGACCAGAACGGTCGTCCCTCTGAGGATAATGCCTTCAATAACGGAGGAAATAGCAGGGATGGCGGCAACAACGGCAGCTACAACAACGACTGGAATTTGTCGCAGAACAACGACATGTCGGCCTTTCTACGCATGCAGAATGTCCCAGTAGCCCAGCCCTCTTGCCTTGAGGTAATCGTCAGCGACTGCGTCAACCAGGATCAGCTTTGGCGACTCTTCGATATCATTCCCGGTCTAGATCACTGCCAAATTATGCGCGAAA GTGGACCGCGGACCAATGAAGTCCTAGTAGTGTACAACAACCCAGAAGCTGCTATTTATGCCAA GGATAAACTTCATGGCCTGGAATATCCCGCTGGTGAACGCATCATTGTCAAAGTTAATGGAATGAGCTCGGCTCGAATCGACACATCCTTTATAGACA AGCGCACCAAAAAGGAGGCCATCTGCAATGTGCCCTTGCCCCCAACTCAGCCACTGGCCTCGCCGGACGCCCAGGTGGCCCAGCGTCTGTTCATTGTGCTCTCAGCG AATTTACCGCTTTCGATCTTGAAAAACATATTCTCCTGCTGGTCGGGACTGATCGACGTCTATCTACTGCCGAACAAGAACTGCGGCTACGTCAAGTTTGCGGAGACTGAGAGTGCCCAGTTGGCAATTGACACTTTAAACGGCGCCGAAATATGCGGCACTAAAATTAAG GTCATGGAGGCTGAGGAGCGCAATGGATCCGACGGCGATGACGGTGGGCGCAAACGTCTAAGGCGTAACTGA